The Edaphobacter flagellatus sequence ATGATGTCCTTGTCGAGCGCGACCTGATCGATCACCGACTCGTGATCGGAGAAGTGGTGATACGCTTCGTCGACGATGACGACCGAGCCCGCGGGCTTGTTCGCCAGCAGCCACAGGATGTCCTCGCGCGGGGTCATCGTGCCGGTCGGGTTGTTCGGATTCACGATGTAGTACGCGCCGGGCGAAGGATGCGCCTTCACCATCGCTTTCACGTCATGCGCGTAGGTCGAGGTCAGCGGCACGGGATACTTCGGAGCCTTCATCGTGTCGGCGGCGCGCGGTCCCTGCTCGTAGCTGGGATCGCCATAGACCAGCGGCTTGTCCGGCCCGATGTTCGACATCAGGGCCAGATCGAGCGGCCCGCCCGATCCGGGAAAGAGCGCCGCATAGCCTTTCTTCAGCCCATAGATCTCGCTGAAGGTGGTGAGTGTCTTCATCGTCTCGTCGAAGTGGTAGCGCCCGCCCAGCGGCCCCGTCACGCTAATGGCCTGCAGTGCCGACTGTGCCGGGCCAAGCGGGTTCTCGTTCGAGCTGATGATGACGGTATCGGCCGAAAGCTGACGCATGTCGCCCATATCCGACATGCCGCCGAGTCCGCGGCGCGCGCCTTGCGCGGGTGCTGCGGCGGCTCCCTGCTGGATTGCAGCAAGCGCAGGATATGAGGTCGCAGCCGCTGAAGCTGCACCGAGGATTCTCATAAACGATCTGCGCGATACACCTGAGTGGACGTTAGGACACATATAGTTCTCCTCCGAGCGCCTTGAGCGCGAACTGGCTGATTTTGGGTAAATGGATGCGACGACGCAACGACGGAAGGTCGTGCGCTGACGGCAGAGATCGTCAATCGAACTTGCCCTGCGGAGCGTCGCGGCCCACGCAGAAATACACTGTAAAGGGGGTTCGCGGATACTGACGAATCAGCTCCGCGTTGAGTTTCACTGTACAGCGAAAATGCGCTGTGTGCCAAAAAAATCGCACGGGACGCAAGAAAAATTTGCTCCCCGTACAGGAGCAAATCGGCCTGTTAAGCAAGGAGACCCCGCCTGTCATCTCCAGGCCGGGCCTCGATTTCTGCGCGCAGGCTTTCGCTAAACCCATGCTCCGTTGCGCATTAGCGGCTCCGCCTTGCCGTCGGTGCCGATGCCGTCCACATCCATCTCCGCGGAGCCGATCATCCAGTCCACATGGATCAGGCTCTCGTTCGCGCCGCGCTTGGCCAGCTCGGCAGCATCCATCTTTTCGCCGCCGATGATGCAGGTCGAGTACGCCTGGCCAAGTGCGATATGGCTCGCCGCGTTCTCGTCGAAGAGCGTGTTCCAGAAGAGTATGCCGCTCTCGGCAATCGGTGAGTTATGCGGCACCAGGGCTACCTCGCCCAACCGCCGCGCACCATCGTCGGTCGAGATCAGGCGATTCAGCACATCCTCGCCTGCGGTCGCCTTCGCTTCGACGATCTTTCCGCCCTCAAAGCGCACGGAGATATTTTCGATCAGCGTGCCCTGATGCGACAGAGGCTTCGACGCACGCACCACGCCATCGACGCGGTCCTTGTGCGGTGTCGTGAAGCACTCCTCCGTCGGGATGTTCGGCTGGCAGTAGACTCCATTGCCTGCAGTCGTACCGCCACCGGCCCACAGGTGATCGTCGGCGAGCCCCACCTTGAGGTCCGTCATTCCATCGGCCGATTTGAAGTGCAGCGCAGCATAACGCTTCGCATTGAGGAACTCGACACGCTTCTTCAGGCGCTCGCCGTGCTCCTTCCATTCGGCAACCGGGTCATCGACGTTCACGCGCGAGGTGGCGAAGATCGCCTCCCACAGCTTGGCCACAGCAATGTCCTCACGCTCGCCGGGGAAGACCAGCTTCGCCCACTCCGGCGTCGCCGCAGCAACAATGGTCCAGTTGATCTCGTGACGCGTAATCAGCTCCATCGCAGGCTTGCCCGCCTTCGACGCAGCCACGTTTGCGCGCGACACCTTCGCGGGGTCCTGCTGGGCCAGCAGCGCAGGATTCGCGCCTGCAATCGCCAGACGCGCTGCACCGCTGCGGAAGCCGTTGGCAACGCCCTCCTGCAGCCACACCGCTGCGTGGTCGAAACTTGCATCCTGCGCGTACTTGTAGCGGGCCAGCGTACTGGGATCGTCGGCATAGAGCGTCGTCACCAGCAACGCTCCGGCCTTGTATGCCTGCTCGGTGATCTTGCGGGCCAACGGCAGCGCCTCCATCGGAGCCGACATGATCAGCTCTTGGCCGGGCTTCAGATTCAGGCCTACCCTCACCGCAACCTCGGCCAGGCGGTCCAGCTTCTCATCCAGCGACAGGTCGGCAAACTTCGTAACAGCTTCAGCAACGCTCATGAATACACCTCGAGGATTGGACGCAAAAGAGTGAGGGTGCGGCTCGCGCACCCTGTTTTTATATCTGGTCGTAGACGTCCTGAAAGTCGTAACAGCCCGTTCGCGTGGAGAGCCACTCCGCCGCGCGCACCGCGCCTTCGGCAAAGCCGCGACGCGAATGCGCATCATGCGTCAGCACGATCTTGTCCGCAGCGCTTGAGGCCGTCAGCACATGCAATCCCGCAGCATCGCCTACGCGATGCGCCGCGATCGGCACCTTGGCGCCTCCCGTCGCAGACTCCACCACCTGCGCCAGCGTCAGCGCTGTGCCTGAGGGAGAGTCCATCTTGGTGGTGTGGTGCGTCTCCTCAATCGAGAACGTGTAGCCAGAGTTCCGCAGCAGCTCGCCCATCTTCTTCGCCATCTGCAGCATGGTCTGCACGCCGATGGAAAAGTTGGTGCCGTAGAGCAGACCGGCATCCTTGCGCTCGGCCAGTTCCCTGGCCTTGTCGAGCCTGTCATACCAGCCCGTCGTGCCGACGACCATCTTCGCACCCGTGGCCAGCACTGCGCGCATGTTCTGCACCACAGCCTCCGGCGTTGTGAAGTCGATCACAACGTCGAACCCGGCGACGAATGGAGGCGTCAGCGCCGAAGCGTTCGCGTTCTCCTTGGCGTCCAGCACATGCACGCCATGTCCGCGCTCAGCCGCAACTTCGGCGACAAGCTTTCCCGTCTTTCCATGCCCCAACACGAGTACCCGCATTGAAGTTTCCCTTCCTATGCCCTGCTCTCTACCGGAACACGGGCTGCTACGTCAAAGATCGCCTCATCGGGGCTCGCGAAGAACTCCTTGTGCAGGCTGCGAACCGCCTCCTCCACATCTTCCTCGTCGATCATGAAGCTCATGTTGATCTCGCTGGCTCCCTGCGAAATCATGCGCAGGTTCACGTGGCTTACCGCTGAAAACACCCGGCCGGCAATGCCGTTGTGCCCGCGAATGTCCTCGCCGACCATGCAGATCAGGGCCTTGGAGCCCTCCATCTTCACATCGGCGATCTTCGAAAGCTCCTCGCAGATCTCCGGCAGCTTCTCGTTCGAGTCCACGCTGAGCGAGATGCTGACCTCGCTGGTCGAAACCATATCAATCGCGCACTTGAACTTATCGAACACGTCGAAAACGGCCTTCAGGTAGCCGTGCGTCATCAGCATACGGCTGGCGACGATATCGATGATCGTCAGCTTCTTCTTCGCCGCGATGCTCTTGAACGGGCTCTTGCACGGGGGAGCGACGGCGGTGATCTTCGTGCCTTCGTTCTCCGCATTCCGCGAGTTCAACACCCACACCGGGATGCTCTTCTGCACGGCAGGAAGAATCGTCGCCGGATGCAGCACCTTCGCGCCGAAGTAGGCCAGCTCCGCCGCCTCTTCAAAGCTGATCGTCTTCACACGCAGCGCGTCCGGGCAGATGCGTGGATCGGTCGTCATAATGCCGTTGACGTCCGTCCAGATCTCAATCGCGCCGGCATGCAGGCCGCCGCCCACCAGCGCGGCGGTGTAATCGCTGCCGCCACGGCCAAGCGTCGTCGTAATGCCCTCGGCGTTCGAACCGATAAAACCGCCCATCACCGGCGTCTTGCCCGCAATGACCAGCGGCAGCACCAGCTCGGTCAGCTTGGCCTCAATCGCAGCTTCCTGCGGAGCGGCCTTACCGTAGTTCGAATCCGTAATGATGCAGGTGCGTGCGTCCACATGCGTGCCGTTCAGCCCGCGCTGATCGAACGCAGCCGCCACCATGCGGCTGGAGAGACGCTCGCCGAAGCTCACCACCAGATCGCCCGTACGCGGCGTAAGCTCACCTACGGCAGCAATGCCGCGCAACAGATCGTCCAGCGCGTCGAACTCCGCATGAATCTGCACCTGCAGCGCCGCAAAGCGCTGCTCATCCAGCAACTCACACGCTGTATCGACGTGACGATGACGCAGGCGCGAGCTGATGGCCAGCGCGCCGGCCTTGTCGCCGCGGCCAGCAGCAGCCGCAGCAGCCAGAAGCTGATCGGTCACCTTCGCCATCGCCGAAACGACGACAATCGTCTCAAGATTCTTCTTCCGGCGGCCGCCTACGATCGCGGCCGTACGGTCCATCGCCTTGGCGTCTTCTACCGAAGTGCCGCCAAACTTCATCACCACCAAAGATTCACGCGCAGAACTCAAGCCAGCACCGCCTGACTCTCACCGGTCGGCACGCCGAGCTTGTTCAGTCGCCCCTGCCGCGCCAGAATCTCCGCATTCAGCAGAGCAGCGCCTGCAGCGCCGCGAATCGTATTGTGCGACAGCACAACAAACTTCCAGTCCAGCAGCGGGCACTCACGCAGACGGCCCACCGTCGAAGCCATGCCGTGGCCGCGCATGCGGTCCAGGCGAGGCTGCGGGCGGTCCACCGCATCGTCGAACTCCACCGACTGCTCCGGAGCCGTCGGCAGGCTCTGTCCGCGCAGTGGAGCAAACTCACGCCACGCCGCCAGAATCTCCTCGCGCGTCGCCTTCTTCCTGAACTTGATGCTCACGCACTCGGTGTGACCGTCCTCCACCGCAACGCGATTGCAGTGCGCGCTTACCTTGGCATCCAGCATCTCGATGTGGTCGCCGCGTACACGGCCCAGCAGCTTGCCAACCTCCTCCTGCATCTTCTCCTCTTCATTCTTGATGAAGGGGATGACGTTGCCCAGGATGTCGAGCGAAGGCACGCCAGGATATCCCGCGCCGCTCACGGCCTGCATCGTCGAAACGAACAGGCTCTCAATGCCGAAGCGCTCCTCGAGCGGCTTCAGCGCCAGCACCAGGCCGATGGCCGAACAGTTCGGGTTCGTCACGATATAGCCGCCGCTCTCGCGACGCCACGACTGCGTGTCGATCAGGTCCAGATGGCCCGCATTCACCTCAGGCACAACCAGGGGAACGTCCTTCGCCATGCGGAACGCGCTCGAGTTCGAGATGACAGCGCAGCCTGCAGCAGCAAACTTCGGCTCCAGCTCGCGGGCAATGTCCGCGTCCAGCGCGGCAAAGATAATCTTCGGCAGCTCACCCTCGCACAGCTCCGGCACATTGGGCTGCACCTTCATCGCGGCAATCCGCGCAGGAAGCGGTGTGTCCAGCTTCCATTTGCAGGCCTCGCCGTACGTCTTGCCCGCACTGCGGTCGCTCGCCGCAAGCCATGCAATCTCAAACCAGGGGTGATTATGCAGAAGTTGAATGAATCGCTGACCGACCATGCCGGTCGCGCCAAGAATGCCAACCCGTCGCCGTTCCATAGTCCTTCAAGGATAACGCGCCGCGGTTCCCCTGCGCCACGGCTGCACTGAAAACCGCACAGCAACCGTGACGAAGCACGAAGAATGAAGGCTCCTTCATTGCACGCGGCAACTTAGCGTTCGCCGCGCTGCCACTGCCGCCTGCGCTGATACGTGCTGCCGCCGCCGACCAGCGTCAGAATCGCCACGCCAAAATGAATCAGAAACCACAGGCTGATCCCCTGGTCCTGATAGATCAGGTACAGCACCAGCAGCCGCGGCAGCAGAACCGCGAAGACAACCGGAATCCAGCCCTCCAGATGGAACGGCACCAGCACGCCCGAAAGCCACGCCACAATCAATGAGACGCGCGGCAGAAACAGCGCAAAGACCAGAAACCAGAACGGCAGCCTGTGCGAGATCAGCGTCAGGCTGAATCCATGCTCAACACCCTGCCACAACATTGCCGCCAAACCCATCAGGCCCGCCTCCGGTCACTTTATCGAGTAGGCAAACTCTGCCGCAGTCTGCGTCTTCGCCGCGACAGTCACCTTCATCGTCTGCTCGCCCAGCTTCTCGTGGACGGCAGCCAGTGTATACGTTCCCGCCGGAAGGCCGCTGATCTCAAATCGCCCGTCGCTGTCGCTCACCGCAAAAAACGGCGTCGCCGACACGTTGATAAACGCATTCATCCAGGGATGATTGTTGCAGCGAACCGGCATCATCACCTCCGGCGTATCAAACCTGCGCCGCTCCGGAGCACCCTTCGCCCCTTGCGACACATCCACCCCCGGATTGGCCGACGGCATCGTGTGGATGTTGTGCATCGTCCCATCGGAGTTACGGAACTCAACCGTGCCACCCTTCATCAGGGCGATCACATGCGGCACATAACGGCAGCCCACCTGATCCAGCACAACAAGGGACTCGTTCGCCGGCATGGGAGCCGACATCGCTCCCTGTGGGCCGTCCTTGATGTAGACATACACATTGGCCAATCCGCCACCATGAATGACGTACTGCTCCGACAGGTTCGCTCCCCCGGCAATCGAGCACACCGGATCCATGCTCATGTCGATCTTCACCCGCTCCGGGGCCTTGCCCCTGAAGTGAACAATACCGGCAATCGAGCCGCTCGTCACGGCTTCACCGGGAGCAACCGTCTTCGAATCCGCGGACTTCACGCCATTGTCGACCACCGCGCCGCTGCGGATCGCGCTGTCGGGCTTGCACCCGGCAAACCCGATCATCGCAATCGAGACGAACGCGGCTACACGACACCATTGCGTGCTCTGCCTGCCAGATCCCACGGCTACTTCACCGCCACCGGCGACTCCATCGCAGCCAGCACCGCATCGGCAAATGCCTTCGTCCCGCTCGAACCGCCAACATCGCGCGTCAGCGTCTTGCCCTCGCGATATACCTGCTCAATCGCGTCCTGCACCCGCTCTGCCGTCGCCTTCTCGTCGAGATGATGCAGCATCAGCACAGCCGACTGCAGCAGTGCCGTCGGATTCGCCATGTCCTTGCCCGCAATGTCGGGCGCCGATCCGTGCACCGCCTCAAAGATCGCGCATTCGCGTCCGAGGTTCGCTCCCGGAACCAGCCCCAGACCGCCGATAAACGCGCTGCACAGGTCGCTCAGAATGTCGCCATACAGGTTCTCCGTCAACAGAATGTCGTACTGGTAAGGATTCAGCACCAGCTGCATGCAGGTGTTATCGACGATGTGCTCCTTGTACTCGATCTCCGGAAAGCCCTCGGCGACCGTGCGGCAGCACCGCAGGAACAGGCCGTCCGACAGCTTCATGATGTTCGCTTTGTGAATCGCATGCACCTTCTTACGGCCATGCTTCTTTCCATAATCGAAAGCAAACTGCGCGATGCGGCTTGAGCCCTTCTCTGTGATGATCTTCAGCGACTGCACCACGCCCGGCACAATCTCGTGCTCCAGCCCCGCATACAGGTCTTCCGTGTTCTCGCGCACGATGATCAGGTCGATATCGGGATACTTCGTCTTCAGTCCCGGCAGGCTCTTCACCGGACGAAAGTTCGCATACAGGTCAAACTTCTTGCGCAGCGTCACGTTGATCGACGCAAAGCCCCCGCCCACAGGAGTCGTCACCGGCCCTTTGAGCGCAACCTTATTCTGCTCGATCGACTCATACAGCGCCTTCGGAATGTACTCGCGCGTCTCGGCGAAAGCATCGGCCCCGGCCTTGAACTCGTGCCACTCAAACCCCACCCCGGTGGCCGCACCCGCAACCTCCAGGATCTTTACCACCGCGCCTGAAACCTCCGGCCCGATACCATCACCGGGAATCAGCGTAATCTTGTGCATCCTCTTGCCAGCCATTACTTCTCCTTACTTCTAACCGCTTATAAAGCGGGAACCTCGTTGAAAATTGACGTGTCACCCCTGAGCGAAGCCGCATAGCTGCTAAGTCGAAGGACCTGCATGCAAACGTCACCGCTTCTTCTTCAAATCTTTCCCGCTCAGCAGCTCTTCCAGTTCCTGCTTGAACTCCCGCACGTCCTTGAAGTCTCGATACACCGAAGCAAACCGAATATATGCAACCGTATCGATCTCCTTCAGCCGCGTCATAATCAGCTCGCCGACCTCCGAGGTCGAACGCTCGCGCTCCGGCGAATCGACCACGTAGGCCTCCGTCTCATCCACGATCTGCCCCAGTTTGCCCGCAGGCACCGGACGCTTCTCGCACGCGTGTAAAAGACCGCTCAGCACCTTCTGGCGGTCGAACTTCTCCCGTCGGCCGTCCTTCTTGACGACCATGTAAGGGATCTCATCGATTCGTTCGTATGTCGTAAACCGTTTGTTGCAGCCTTCGCACTCGCGACGTCGACGGATGGAATCCGCCTCCTTGCTCTCACGCGAATCCACCACACGATCCTGGGTAAAGCCACAATAGGGACACTTCATCGCAATGCCTTGATTCTAGCAGCGATTCGCTACCGGCTCCCCTGCTCCACCTCGGCGGCGACCACCTCTTTGCCCGCCTCTTCGCTCTCTTCGGCAATCTTCTTCAGGCTCACGTGGTCCAGCCGAGCGCACAACAGCCCCGCCGGAATGATGCACAGAAACGTCACCGCCAGCAGCATCGCGCCGCAAGCCGTTGCCGCCTCAATCGGAGCGCCGTAGAAGGCGTGCATCGCCGTTGCCGTCACCGCAATCTGCGTGAACCATCCCACAATCGGAAGCTGCAGCAGGCTGCCGCCGATACTCGCCGCCATCAGCAGCATCGCGCGTGAAAACGTCAGGTTCGCCAGTTCCGGCGTATGCACAAAGGCATGCGCCGTCTGTACGTAGGCCGACGCAATCATGCCCCACATCACCAGCGAAATCACCGTCACCAGCGCCAGCTCGCCAAAGCTCTTCAGCCCCCGCAAACCATCACGGAAGCCCTCGATCTTCTCTGCGATGCTTTCAGCAATCGGCTTCGACAACGGGCTCAACACCGTGCGCGCAAACGAGGCCACCGCGCCGCCTGCAACACGAACCACCCCGGCAAAGATCGCAATCGCCAGCGTCAGCAGCAGACTGCCGCGGCCCACCTTCATAAACAGCGCGTAGTCCGGCGTGTCCTTCGGTGCAAACGCCAGCGCCGAAGAGAAGATCAGCGCCGCCGCGCCCAGGTCGAACATCCGCTCCAGCGTGTACACCGCCATCTGCGAGCTCAGCGTCAGCCCCAGCTTGCGCGCCACCAGGTACGGACGCGACAAATCGGCAAGCCGCCCGAACAGCGCCACAGCCGTAAAGCCGGTAAACTGCGGCCCCACCAACGGCCCCACGCCAACATTCTTCATCGGTTTCACGAAGACGCTCCACCGTATCGCGCGCAGCCAGTATGTTGTATAGATCAGCAGAATCCCCGCCATCGCGTGGACCGTATCGACATGCTTCAGCTGCTGCCAGAACATCGGCCAGTCAAAATGAATGCGGTCGCGATAGATAAAGACCAGCGCCCCAAGCGCCACCACGACCAGCGCCCACACCGCCGCGCTACGATTCTTCATCGCGCCTCACTTGCCTGCCGCTCATTTGCCCTGTGCCACCTGGACGCTGGCCCGCGCCGCCTCGTGCTTTCTGCGATTGAACTCCCGAATCACCCGCGCCACATACGCCCGTGTCTCGCGATACGGAGGAATGCCGTGATACTTATCGACCGCCGCAGGGCCCGCGTTATACGCAGCCAGAGCCAGCGCCACATTGTCGTGATAACGCGTCAGCAACTGGTCCAGGTAGGTCGAACCGCCGGCAATATTCTCGTCCGGCTTGAACGCGTCTTTTACTCCCAGCTCATCGGCCGTCTTCGGCATCAGCTGCATCAGCCCGCGAGCGCCGACGCGCGAAACCGCACGCACCTGCCCGCCGCTCTCTGCCCGCACCAGACTCGCCAGCAGATCTTCATCAATGTTGTGCTCCACCCCGGCATGCGCCAGCATCGTGTGCATCTCGTCACGAGTCAGCACAGCAGGGGCAATCGCTGCAGCGCTCGCAGGAACAGAGCTGACAACAGCAGGCTGCACGACAGCCGTCGGAGGATCCGCCACCGTCTCGACATGAACCACGGCATCTGCCGCTACTTCAAGATAGTTGCTGTCGCCCGCCGAAGCACCGGCAAGATACAGCCGCACTTTATCGCCCACCACTTCGCGCCGCGAGCAATCCATCTCAAAGCCGTTCTTCAGCACCACATGCTCGGCCGCTCGCGCTGTCACAGGAGACACCACCGCAGCCACCGCCAAAGCGGCGCACCCGCGCAGCATCCATCCTCGTGAACAGAAACGCATCGTCACTCTCAAAAGCCTACCACCGCAGCCCTGGCCTGAATCCACGCATACTACGAACGTGTCACAGGCATCACCAGTGCCCCATCCAGCGCCGCCTCAATCGCCTCGGCCACGCTGTCCTCATCGTTCCGCTTGCCGATCCCCCATCCCCGCGCTGCTGCAACCTCTTTCAAATCAGCAGGAGCGTTCGCCATCAACACTGCACTACCCGCCGCCTCCAGCATCGAAACATCGTTCCAGTTGTCCCCGATCGCCAGAATCGACTCCCGCTCTACTCCACGCAGCTGCGCCAGATTCATCAACGCACCGCCCTTGCTGCATCCCGCCGGAAGAATGTCAACGATGCAGAGATCCCGCTCCGGATACTCCGTCCTGTGCAGCGCCGCCTCCGGCCTCGATGCCCTCGCACCGTCGGCATCTCCCTGCTGCCGCTCCCCACTCCTTCTCCACGGAGACAGCCCCACGCGCAGCACCTTCGGATCGGCCAGCAATCGTGCCTCTGCCTCGCGCATGCGCTCAATCGTGCCGCACAGCATCATCTGGATCATCCCCTCGCGCCCCATCGCCTCTTCAATCGGAACGACGTGCTCGATGTAGCGGTCATTGGCCGCCATCCACTTGCCGATACTGCCCTCCAGCTCGCTGGCCATCTCCACCACCAGAGCGCCACGCGTATCGTCCCCATCCGCCTGAACCCGGTCAAAGGTCACCAGCAGCGCCCGGCGAAACTCGCCCATGTGCCCGCACAGCCACTCCCCGGTTTCCTTGTCCAGCAGCGTCCGCTCCAGCAGCCGAGCCCCAACCGTCCGCACCACCGCGCCGTTCGAGCTGATCAGCCCGTTCTCCTCATTCAGCCCCAGTCCACGCAGCACCTTCATCGCGTAGCTGTGCCTGCGTCCGGTGGCTACCACCACCTCCACCCCGGCACGCTCCGCGGCCTTCATCGCCGCCAGGTTCCGAGCGCTTACCTGCCCGTCCGCGCCCAGAAGTGTACCGTCCATGTCCACGGCCACCATACGTATCCCATTTTTCCGATTCACACTGCATATTCTCTCATCCCCGCCGCATAAACATGCATAAATTCCTAATTATCAACAATTTACCGTCCATTAACTGGACTTCCCCACCCCGGCCGGGCGAGACTTAATACAGGCAT is a genomic window containing:
- a CDS encoding aminopeptidase; this encodes MSVAEAVTKFADLSLDEKLDRLAEVAVRVGLNLKPGQELIMSAPMEALPLARKITEQAYKAGALLVTTLYADDPSTLARYKYAQDASFDHAAVWLQEGVANGFRSGAARLAIAGANPALLAQQDPAKVSRANVAASKAGKPAMELITRHEINWTIVAAATPEWAKLVFPGEREDIAVAKLWEAIFATSRVNVDDPVAEWKEHGERLKKRVEFLNAKRYAALHFKSADGMTDLKVGLADDHLWAGGGTTAGNGVYCQPNIPTEECFTTPHKDRVDGVVRASKPLSHQGTLIENISVRFEGGKIVEAKATAGEDVLNRLISTDDGARRLGEVALVPHNSPIAESGILFWNTLFDENAASHIALGQAYSTCIIGGEKMDAAELAKRGANESLIHVDWMIGSAEMDVDGIGTDGKAEPLMRNGAWV
- a CDS encoding lysylphosphatidylglycerol synthase transmembrane domain-containing protein, which codes for MKNRSAAVWALVVVALGALVFIYRDRIHFDWPMFWQQLKHVDTVHAMAGILLIYTTYWLRAIRWSVFVKPMKNVGVGPLVGPQFTGFTAVALFGRLADLSRPYLVARKLGLTLSSQMAVYTLERMFDLGAAALIFSSALAFAPKDTPDYALFMKVGRGSLLLTLAIAIFAGVVRVAGGAVASFARTVLSPLSKPIAESIAEKIEGFRDGLRGLKSFGELALVTVISLVMWGMIASAYVQTAHAFVHTPELANLTFSRAMLLMAASIGGSLLQLPIVGWFTQIAVTATAMHAFYGAPIEAATACGAMLLAVTFLCIIPAGLLCARLDHVSLKKIAEESEEAGKEVVAAEVEQGSR
- a CDS encoding isocitrate/isopropylmalate dehydrogenase family protein, whose product is MAGKRMHKITLIPGDGIGPEVSGAVVKILEVAGAATGVGFEWHEFKAGADAFAETREYIPKALYESIEQNKVALKGPVTTPVGGGFASINVTLRKKFDLYANFRPVKSLPGLKTKYPDIDLIIVRENTEDLYAGLEHEIVPGVVQSLKIITEKGSSRIAQFAFDYGKKHGRKKVHAIHKANIMKLSDGLFLRCCRTVAEGFPEIEYKEHIVDNTCMQLVLNPYQYDILLTENLYGDILSDLCSAFIGGLGLVPGANLGRECAIFEAVHGSAPDIAGKDMANPTALLQSAVLMLHHLDEKATAERVQDAIEQVYREGKTLTRDVGGSSGTKAFADAVLAAMESPVAVK
- the asd gene encoding aspartate-semialdehyde dehydrogenase, which codes for MERRRVGILGATGMVGQRFIQLLHNHPWFEIAWLAASDRSAGKTYGEACKWKLDTPLPARIAAMKVQPNVPELCEGELPKIIFAALDADIARELEPKFAAAGCAVISNSSAFRMAKDVPLVVPEVNAGHLDLIDTQSWRRESGGYIVTNPNCSAIGLVLALKPLEERFGIESLFVSTMQAVSGAGYPGVPSLDILGNVIPFIKNEEEKMQEEVGKLLGRVRGDHIEMLDAKVSAHCNRVAVEDGHTECVSIKFRKKATREEILAAWREFAPLRGQSLPTAPEQSVEFDDAVDRPQPRLDRMRGHGMASTVGRLRECPLLDWKFVVLSHNTIRGAAGAALLNAEILARQGRLNKLGVPTGESQAVLA
- the dapB gene encoding 4-hydroxy-tetrahydrodipicolinate reductase, whose amino-acid sequence is MRVLVLGHGKTGKLVAEVAAERGHGVHVLDAKENANASALTPPFVAGFDVVIDFTTPEAVVQNMRAVLATGAKMVVGTTGWYDRLDKARELAERKDAGLLYGTNFSIGVQTMLQMAKKMGELLRNSGYTFSIEETHHTTKMDSPSGTALTLAQVVESATGGAKVPIAAHRVGDAAGLHVLTASSAADKIVLTHDAHSRRGFAEGAVRAAEWLSTRTGCYDFQDVYDQI
- a CDS encoding lytic transglycosylase domain-containing protein, which translates into the protein MRFCSRGWMLRGCAALAVAAVVSPVTARAAEHVVLKNGFEMDCSRREVVGDKVRLYLAGASAGDSNYLEVAADAVVHVETVADPPTAVVQPAVVSSVPASAAAIAPAVLTRDEMHTMLAHAGVEHNIDEDLLASLVRAESGGQVRAVSRVGARGLMQLMPKTADELGVKDAFKPDENIAGGSTYLDQLLTRYHDNVALALAAYNAGPAAVDKYHGIPPYRETRAYVARVIREFNRRKHEAARASVQVAQGK
- the nrdR gene encoding transcriptional regulator NrdR — its product is MKCPYCGFTQDRVVDSRESKEADSIRRRRECEGCNKRFTTYERIDEIPYMVVKKDGRREKFDRQKVLSGLLHACEKRPVPAGKLGQIVDETEAYVVDSPERERSTSEVGELIMTRLKEIDTVAYIRFASVYRDFKDVREFKQELEELLSGKDLKKKR
- the lysC gene encoding lysine-sensitive aspartokinase 3, with the protein product MKFGGTSVEDAKAMDRTAAIVGGRRKKNLETIVVVSAMAKVTDQLLAAAAAAGRGDKAGALAISSRLRHRHVDTACELLDEQRFAALQVQIHAEFDALDDLLRGIAAVGELTPRTGDLVVSFGERLSSRMVAAAFDQRGLNGTHVDARTCIITDSNYGKAAPQEAAIEAKLTELVLPLVIAGKTPVMGGFIGSNAEGITTTLGRGGSDYTAALVGGGLHAGAIEIWTDVNGIMTTDPRICPDALRVKTISFEEAAELAYFGAKVLHPATILPAVQKSIPVWVLNSRNAENEGTKITAVAPPCKSPFKSIAAKKKLTIIDIVASRMLMTHGYLKAVFDVFDKFKCAIDMVSTSEVSISLSVDSNEKLPEICEELSKIADVKMEGSKALICMVGEDIRGHNGIAGRVFSAVSHVNLRMISQGASEINMSFMIDEEDVEEAVRSLHKEFFASPDEAIFDVAARVPVESRA
- a CDS encoding carboxypeptidase regulatory-like domain-containing protein, which translates into the protein MGSGRQSTQWCRVAAFVSIAMIGFAGCKPDSAIRSGAVVDNGVKSADSKTVAPGEAVTSGSIAGIVHFRGKAPERVKIDMSMDPVCSIAGGANLSEQYVIHGGGLANVYVYIKDGPQGAMSAPMPANESLVVLDQVGCRYVPHVIALMKGGTVEFRNSDGTMHNIHTMPSANPGVDVSQGAKGAPERRRFDTPEVMMPVRCNNHPWMNAFINVSATPFFAVSDSDGRFEISGLPAGTYTLAAVHEKLGEQTMKVTVAAKTQTAAEFAYSIK
- a CDS encoding aminotransferase class I/II-fold pyridoxal phosphate-dependent enzyme, which gives rise to MRILGAASAAATSYPALAAIQQGAAAAPAQGARRGLGGMSDMGDMRQLSADTVIISSNENPLGPAQSALQAISVTGPLGGRYHFDETMKTLTTFSEIYGLKKGYAALFPGSGGPLDLALMSNIGPDKPLVYGDPSYEQGPRAADTMKAPKYPVPLTSTYAHDVKAMVKAHPSPGAYYIVNPNNPTGTMTPREDILWLLANKPAGSVVIVDEAYHHFSDHESVIDQVALDKDIIVMRTFSKIYGMAGLRAGFAVARPDLLQKMATVPGPSRSLASISITSSAAARASLQDKDLVPLRRKINTDIRTETLAFLDKHGYKTVPGSQANMFMVDVKRPGREFQQAMLKENVAIGRTWAAMPNYVRVTVGTKTEMQKFQTAFVKCMDMPPGAVNGASLHLPEYHVPSELYRA